From the Macaca thibetana thibetana isolate TM-01 chromosome 12, ASM2454274v1, whole genome shotgun sequence genome, one window contains:
- the TANK gene encoding TRAF family member-associated NF-kappa-B activator isoform X2 codes for MDKNIGEQLNKAYEAFRQACMDRDSAVKELQQKTENYEQRIREQQEQLSLQQTIIDKLKSQLLLVNSTQDGNYGCVPLLEDSETRKNNLTVDQPHNKVISGIAKEKLPKVDIASAESSIQMLMRNLASSFYFSEVIYHGNSKQKFHVYKYVT; via the exons ATGGATAAAAACATTGGCGAGCAACTCAATAAAGCATATGAAGCCTTCCGGCAGGCATGCATGGATAGAGATTCTGCAGTGAAAGAATTACAGCAAAAG ACTGAGAACTATGAGCAGAGAATACGTGAACAACAGGAACAGCTGTCACTTCAACAAACTATTATTGACAAGCTAAAATCACAGTTACTTCTTGTGAATTCCACTCAAG ATGGCAATTATGGCTGTGTTCCTCTGCTTGAAGACAGTGAAACAAGGAAGAATAATTTGACTGTTGATCAGCCACATAATAAAGTGATTTCAGGAATAGCAAAGGAAAAACTACCAAAGGTAGACATTGCTTCTGCAGAAAGCAGCATTCAAATGCTGATGCGTAACCTagcttcctcattttatttttctgaagtgaTCTACCACGGGAATTCCAAACAGAAGttccatgtatataaatatgtgacttaa